A genomic segment from Cervus elaphus chromosome 14, mCerEla1.1, whole genome shotgun sequence encodes:
- the LOC122707804 gene encoding tyrosine-protein phosphatase non-receptor type 23-like, with the protein MAFWRLQANFLLLCWDHVALPSLCPLCQSGLWSLGPTGLPVQARRDHKSQSQQESSGPPPQPHPHKGPCCQRKSIALFCKDQSRQRPGPKPAQTQQHPYSGHMTPALPPHAPALTSAFSPLILPAQPSFSLRPAPAVLPGPGVVENAFPPAPTHAE; encoded by the exons ATGGCCTTCTGGAGACTTCAGGCAAACTTCCTGCTACTCTGCTGGGACCATGTGGCCCTCCCTAGTCTCTGCCCACTGTGCCAGTCTGGGTTGTGGAGTCTTGGGCCTACTGGGCTCCCAGTCCAGGCTAGAAGAGACCACAAGAGCCAGAGCCAGCAGGAGTCATctgggccccctccccagccccacccccacaagGGCCCCTGCTGCCAGAGGAAGAGCATCGCCTTGTTCTGCAAAGACCAGAGTCGACAAAGGCCTGGCCCCAAACCAGCCCAGACCCAGCAG CATCCGTACAGTGGGCACATGACCCCCGCCCTGCCACCTCATGCTCCAGCCTTGACCTCAGCCTTCTCACCTCTGATCCTGCCTGCCCAGCCCTCCTTCTCTCTCAGACCAGCTCCTGCTGTTCTCCCAGGCCCTGGGGTAGTGGAAAATGCCTTTCCTCCAGCTCCCACCCACGCAGAATAG